Proteins encoded in a region of the Xiphophorus couchianus chromosome 11, X_couchianus-1.0, whole genome shotgun sequence genome:
- the fam222ba gene encoding protein FAM222B, protein MLACLPGPGDLPLQLLPHTQMNTGLQKWDTVQRMRSAPFPTPAELDAYAKKVANNPLTIKIFPNSVKVPQRNHVRRTVNGLDTSGQRYSPYPPSQASAKTGLLAIVKAPSVKGVLKDFDGSRARLHSEVSMNPPTGPYQVASTSTLNHHPPLPSLPRPQHSLTHQQQDLPQTLHLPLSQPQAHTQSLRHPPPLALHPQGPSRLQTLTQHPALGHPQGPPAVMLQQQLPPGPQASRKLPDGDAPPNVTVSTSTIPLSMAAGLHHARQADLSTIVHQLNQFCQARAQGPGASSMCEGQIANPSPISRNLLISACSRVSMHSNPATPGFPPPNCVIGPQEKATAPMGAHPPPSVAGLNHLPSIHADPQHLQHHVHPPPNPLQHTAQQQQQKMRSWNPHQLTHVPHIQNSMTHLCKQPSRDPSFQFKGMGYPGEVLGGQPYSLKPPLDRPTPSPPVNSNMPGPMAHYTNGHYFQSHIWSSSILPTPNSDSSGSQDVAMPFHNAGPGGCTTLDCGPPGGPHYRLATSSTASSSGQTNLMQTADYLGGDFQTPYFRDQNLGLMGKMHRPPLNRVGPEVGDGRTALIQHPGYR, encoded by the exons ATGCTGGCCTGTCTGCCAGGGCCAGGTGACCTCCCCCTCCAGCTTCTCCCTCACACGCAGATGAACACTGGACTGCAGAAAT GGGACACCGTACAAAGGATGAGATCCGCTCCGTTTCCAACCCCTGCAGAATTGGACGCATATGCTAAGAAGGTTGCCAACAACCCCCTTACCATCAAGATCTTTCCCAATAGTGTCAAAGTCCCCCAGCGCAACCACGTGCGCCGCACGGTCAACGGGCTGGACACGTCAGGCCAGCGCTACAGCCCTTACCCCCCCTCTCAGGCCAGTGCCAAGACGGGCCTCCTCGCCATCGTCAAGGCGCCCTCGGTCAAAGGCGTCCTGAAAGATTTCGACGGTAGCCGGGCTCGCTTGCACTCTGAAGTCAGTATGAACCCTCCCACTGGACCCTATCAAGTGGCTTCAACCAGCACTTTAAACCACCACCCACCTCTGCCCAGCCTGCCCCGGCCCCAGCACAGCTTGACCCACCAACAGCAGGACCTGCCTCAGACTTTACACCTACCCCTTTCTCAGCCGCAGGCTCACACTCAGAGTCTTAGACACCCTCCCCCTTTGGCCCTGCACCCTCAGGGGCCAAGCAGACTCCAGACTTTGACCCAGCACCCAGCCCTCGGCCACCCGCAGGGCCCCCCCGCAGTCATGCTTCAGCAACAGCTGCCGCCCGGCCCGCAGGCGAGCAGGAAGCTGCCGGATGGCGACGCGCCACCTAACGTTACCGTCTCTACCTCAACCATTCCACTCTCGATGGCCGCCGGGCTGCACCATGCCCGGCAGGCCGACCTGAGCACCATTGTGCATCAGCTCAACCAGTTCTGCCAAGCGCGGGCCCAGGGCCCGGGGGCCAGCTCCATGTGCGAAGGCCAGATCGCCAACCCCAGTCCCATCAGTCGCAACCTGCTCATCAGCGCGTGTTCCAGGGTCTCCATGCACAGTAACCCAGCCACGCCCGGCTTTCCCCCACCCAACTGCGTCATTGGCCCCCAAGAAAAAGCCACTGCTCCGATGGGAGCGCATCCCCCGCCCAGCGTGGCCGGTTTGAACCACTTACCTTCCATCCATGCTGACCCACAGCATCTGCAGCACCACGTTCACCCACCACCGAATCCGCTCCAACACAccgcccagcagcagcagcagaagatgcGCTCCTGGAACCCTCATCAGCTGACCCACGTACCCCATATTCAGAACAGCATGACACACCTCTGCAAACAGCCTTCTAGGGACCCATCTTTCCAGTTCAAAGGCATGGGCTACCCCGGGGAAGTGCTAGGGGGTCAGCCGTACTCACTGAAGCCTCCGCTGGACCGGCCCACCCCCTCCCCACCTGTCAACAGCAACATGCCCGGCCCCATGGCCCACTACACCAACGGCCACTACTTCCAGTCccacatctggagcagcagcaTCCTTCCCACGCCCAACAGTGACAGCTCGGGGTCTCAGGACGTAGCCATGCCATTCCACAACGCCGGCCCGGGAGGGTGTACCACGCTGGACTGTGGGCCCCCTGGGGGTCCCCATTACAGGCTCGCAACAAGCTCCACCGCGTCCTCCTCCGGCCAGACTAATCTGATGCAAACGGCAGATTACTTGGGTGGGGACTTCCAGACGCCCTACTTCCGCGATCAGAATCTCGGGTTGATGGGCAAGATGCACAGGCCCCCTCTGAACAGGGTAGGTCCAGAGGTCGGAGATGGCAGAACCGCCCTCATCCAGCACCCAGGGTACAGATAA